A stretch of the SAR86 cluster bacterium genome encodes the following:
- a CDS encoding inorganic phosphate transporter — translation MIIEFALPILILTALAGLIMAWGIGANDVANAMGTSVGSGAITLSTAILIACIFEFSGAFLAGGEVTSTVRKGILDPLLFQDNPDLFVFGMISALLAAGTWLVVATYFGWPVSTTHTIVGGIVGFGILGLSFSAIDWDTMSDIALSWLLSPLISGTISFFIYLSIDKLILGNNNPIQMAQRYGPIYLFFVAFIVSMVTFTKGLKHIGLGLDYVDSIIYSFIFGLFITFLGFVFLSRLRNSSIDQIFGILMVFTACVMAFAHGSNDTANAVGPVAAVFSTVMNEGVSKEAAVSVWLLLGGGIGIVLGLAMWGYRVIQTIGKEITKLTPTSGFAAELAAATTVVIASGNAMPISTTHTLVGAVFGVGLAMSVKDLDFKVVGKIVASWLTTVPAGAILSMIFLTLFRYLFQI, via the coding sequence ATGATCATTGAATTCGCTCTTCCAATTTTAATTCTTACAGCGCTAGCCGGCTTGATAATGGCCTGGGGAATTGGTGCAAATGATGTTGCCAACGCCATGGGAACATCGGTAGGATCCGGCGCTATTACCCTTTCGACCGCTATCTTAATAGCGTGTATATTTGAATTCTCGGGAGCCTTTTTAGCTGGTGGAGAAGTAACCTCTACAGTTAGAAAAGGTATTCTAGATCCCTTACTATTTCAAGATAATCCTGACCTGTTTGTATTTGGAATGATATCAGCACTGCTAGCTGCTGGAACATGGCTTGTGGTTGCTACCTATTTTGGATGGCCTGTTTCAACTACCCACACCATAGTAGGAGGTATAGTTGGTTTTGGAATATTGGGATTATCATTTTCAGCAATAGATTGGGACACGATGTCAGATATAGCTTTAAGCTGGCTGCTCTCTCCCCTCATATCAGGGACTATATCTTTCTTCATATATCTATCTATAGACAAATTAATTTTAGGAAATAACAACCCAATTCAAATGGCACAAAGATATGGCCCAATATATCTTTTCTTTGTTGCCTTTATTGTCAGTATGGTGACTTTTACCAAAGGTCTTAAGCATATTGGTCTAGGTTTAGATTACGTAGATAGCATAATCTATTCATTTATCTTTGGTTTATTTATAACTTTCTTAGGTTTTGTATTTTTATCAAGACTAAGAAATAGTTCTATAGATCAAATTTTCGGAATACTAATGGTATTCACAGCTTGCGTTATGGCGTTCGCCCACGGTTCTAATGATACAGCTAATGCGGTTGGGCCCGTAGCGGCAGTATTTTCAACTGTTATGAATGAAGGCGTATCTAAAGAAGCGGCAGTATCAGTTTGGCTTCTGCTTGGAGGCGGAATAGGGATAGTTCTTGGTTTGGCAATGTGGGGCTATAGAGTTATTCAAACTATAGGAAAAGAAATTACTAAACTAACCCCAACGAGCGGTTTTGCTGCAGAACTGGCAGCTGCTACTACGGTTGTTATCGCATCTGGTAATGCCATGCCCATTTCAACGACGCATACTTTAGTCGGAGCGGTGTTTGGTGTCGGCTTAGCGATGTCTGTTAAAGACCTAGATTTCAAAGTAGTTGGCAAGATAGTAGCCTCTTGGTTGACTACCGTTCCAGCAGGAGCAATTCTCTCAATGATTTTTCTAACACTATTTAGGTACTTATTCCAGATCTAA
- a CDS encoding TonB-dependent receptor, with amino-acid sequence MRSLSFLSIFSLSLSLFVPNFAFADEDSSQADEEVVVVGSLASLRSALNKKRDSDKNVGVIDSDALGNFADINVAESLRRISGISVENDQGEGRYVTVRGMNTDLNAMTINGVSTASPEDRRGVILDGVPTDLLDSMTVYKTLTPNLDADTIGGAIDLETISAFSYGSNFVKFKAETSRNDLTKDSSNPKLSGTYTTVIPQESGDLGIAFVISSQERRIKAENNETGGWGSTYVDDDYEMRYYDLTRERDGIVLNLDYVSNSGSKTYLHLFHNEYEDVEYRAKWEVRDVMEEYTPTISGTVATYGASRMDTEGKNRTEIRSIDNLAIGHETQLSNGSFLEVQVFRSEAEQDDTDRYNLIFRSKEKDGVTTLDTANPQKPVLGLPSEFYDASTFPGKAAEQEYALTEDEEQGFKIDYTYMIGETVVQTGLKYRQREKINNYQFCEYDMPKGTTLADYDYQTIGKYLANTHGPAPTFEQVKSIVTNNTSGTVTFSDGTTCPGPGTFFRGMGGDEEEESIPADWTTEEDILALYFMGTTLYENSTWVYGIRFEDTETTYKGKNWNDTYLGDNEFENNYTFAAPSLNIKYDISDDMVLRFGAFRSLVRPGFKESRAGAIINVDDNEIEGGNPNLDPTKATNIDISFEYYIDENTFLGMGAFYKNIEDAIVEVESRSFAMRGSIWDKAETYINADDSSINGLEFSYQTAFDNGFILVANYTYADGETDLPADAAAGQRTIPYFKQVENTWNLSLGYDDGPWDIRLAATYRDNYLDEVGSKPLNDRYTDDHMQVDLTAKYKVNDSLRITFEAINLNDEPEYYYFGNPSRLSQYDEYGATYGVGFRYILNQ; translated from the coding sequence ATGAGAAGTCTGAGTTTTTTGTCGATTTTTTCTTTATCTCTTTCCCTTTTTGTACCCAACTTTGCATTTGCAGACGAAGATTCATCGCAAGCCGATGAAGAAGTTGTAGTTGTAGGCTCCCTTGCTAGCTTAAGAAGTGCTCTCAATAAAAAAAGAGATTCTGATAAAAATGTTGGTGTCATTGATTCTGATGCCTTAGGTAATTTTGCTGATATAAATGTAGCAGAATCCTTGAGGAGAATTTCTGGTATTTCGGTTGAAAATGATCAAGGTGAAGGAAGATACGTAACTGTAAGAGGTATGAACACTGATTTAAACGCAATGACTATCAATGGAGTCAGTACAGCTTCTCCTGAAGATAGAAGAGGTGTGATATTAGACGGTGTCCCTACAGATCTTTTAGACTCTATGACAGTTTATAAGACTCTTACTCCAAACTTAGATGCAGATACAATTGGAGGAGCTATAGATTTAGAAACAATTTCAGCATTTTCTTACGGATCTAATTTTGTAAAATTTAAAGCAGAAACTTCTAGAAATGATCTTACCAAAGACAGCAGTAATCCTAAATTATCTGGTACATACACCACAGTTATTCCACAAGAGAGCGGTGATCTTGGAATCGCATTTGTCATCAGCTCCCAAGAAAGACGCATCAAGGCAGAAAATAATGAAACTGGTGGTTGGGGATCTACTTATGTAGATGATGACTATGAAATGCGTTACTACGATCTCACAAGAGAAAGAGACGGAATAGTCCTTAATCTAGATTATGTATCAAATTCGGGAAGTAAAACTTATTTACATCTTTTCCATAACGAATATGAAGATGTTGAATATAGGGCAAAGTGGGAAGTTAGAGATGTAATGGAAGAGTACACACCAACTATATCTGGAACTGTAGCGACATATGGAGCTTCTAGAATGGATACTGAAGGGAAAAATAGAACTGAAATTCGATCTATCGATAATTTAGCTATTGGTCATGAGACACAACTTTCAAATGGAAGCTTTTTAGAAGTTCAAGTGTTTAGATCTGAAGCAGAACAGGATGATACGGATAGATATAATTTAATATTTAGAAGTAAAGAGAAAGACGGTGTTACTACTTTGGATACTGCCAATCCTCAGAAACCAGTTTTGGGACTTCCTTCTGAATTCTATGATGCCTCTACTTTCCCAGGAAAGGCTGCAGAACAAGAATATGCTCTTACTGAGGATGAAGAACAGGGCTTCAAAATTGATTACACGTATATGATCGGTGAAACAGTTGTGCAGACTGGACTAAAGTATAGACAAAGAGAAAAGATAAATAATTATCAATTCTGTGAGTACGATATGCCAAAAGGTACTACATTGGCAGATTATGATTATCAGACAATAGGAAAGTATTTGGCAAATACACACGGACCTGCTCCAACTTTTGAACAAGTCAAATCAATAGTAACCAATAATACTTCTGGAACAGTTACATTCTCAGACGGTACTACCTGTCCTGGACCGGGTACTTTCTTTAGAGGTATGGGTGGTGATGAAGAAGAAGAATCTATCCCAGCAGACTGGACAACAGAAGAAGACATCCTAGCCTTATATTTTATGGGTACGACTTTGTATGAAAACTCCACTTGGGTTTATGGCATAAGATTTGAAGATACTGAAACTACCTACAAAGGTAAAAACTGGAATGATACTTATCTTGGAGATAATGAATTTGAAAATAACTACACCTTTGCAGCACCCTCTTTAAATATTAAATATGATATCTCAGATGATATGGTTCTTAGATTTGGTGCATTTAGATCACTTGTAAGACCTGGGTTTAAAGAATCAAGAGCTGGTGCAATTATCAATGTTGACGATAATGAAATAGAGGGTGGAAATCCTAATTTAGATCCTACCAAAGCCACTAATATCGATATTTCTTTTGAATACTATATTGATGAGAATACTTTCTTAGGAATGGGTGCTTTCTATAAAAATATAGAGGATGCGATTGTAGAGGTTGAATCTCGTAGTTTTGCAATGCGAGGATCAATATGGGATAAAGCGGAAACTTATATCAATGCCGATGATAGCAGCATCAATGGCTTAGAGTTTTCATATCAAACAGCTTTTGATAATGGCTTCATTTTAGTTGCAAATTATACATATGCAGACGGTGAAACTGACTTACCTGCTGATGCTGCCGCAGGACAAAGGACTATTCCATATTTTAAACAAGTAGAAAATACATGGAATCTTTCTCTAGGCTACGACGATGGTCCATGGGATATTAGATTGGCCGCAACATACAGAGACAATTACCTTGATGAAGTAGGATCTAAGCCTCTTAATGATCGTTATACAGATGATCATATGCAAGTTGATTTAACTGCAAAATATAAAGTTAATGATTCTTTAAGAATAACGTTTGAAGCTATTAATTTAAATGATGAACCTGAGTATTATTACTTTGGTAATCCTTCAAGACTCTCGCAATATGACGAGTATGGAGCTACTTATGGAGTTGGATTTAGGTATATCTTGAATCAATAG
- a CDS encoding phytase produces the protein MKNIIFFLFFVSFTMSAAIEDHKIYPIYETEAVKTSGDAADDPAFWFNKTNPEKSIVFGTDKKSGIYTYDLSGKTLNYFPMGRINNIDLRSDYIIQDRTVSLLAGTNRDLNRVDFLLIGSNGSVVEYYDNSYQTELTSVYGLCMFKDTDNSKTFIFVTDEKSLAIYQYEIQSYAPMSAKLVRTIPTQSVSEGCVVDDELKILYFSQEDEKSGIFKTTAMSEGGNIETVDLIKPSGNITGDSEGLALVKLPDQTLLISSSQDSNEYLIYTTGMENQYLGKFTIATSTIDGTSETDGIEAFYGPLSPQFPLGIFIAQDDVNLDQYGEPINQNFKFSSLKDAIDPFIK, from the coding sequence ATGAAAAATATAATTTTTTTCCTTTTCTTCGTATCATTTACTATGAGTGCTGCCATAGAAGATCATAAAATTTATCCTATTTATGAAACTGAAGCAGTAAAAACATCGGGTGATGCTGCCGATGACCCGGCATTTTGGTTTAACAAAACAAATCCTGAAAAAAGTATTGTTTTTGGAACAGATAAGAAATCAGGTATTTACACTTACGACTTGTCCGGTAAAACATTAAATTATTTTCCCATGGGAAGGATAAATAATATTGATTTAAGATCTGATTATATAATTCAAGACAGAACAGTCTCGTTATTGGCCGGTACAAATCGAGATCTTAATAGAGTTGATTTTCTGTTGATTGGATCAAATGGCAGTGTTGTTGAGTATTATGATAACTCTTATCAGACTGAACTAACCTCTGTTTATGGTCTCTGTATGTTTAAAGATACAGATAACTCTAAAACTTTCATATTTGTTACTGATGAGAAAAGTCTTGCAATATACCAGTATGAGATTCAATCCTATGCTCCTATGTCTGCAAAATTAGTCAGAACAATACCTACTCAATCTGTATCTGAGGGTTGTGTAGTAGATGATGAGTTAAAAATTCTTTATTTTTCCCAAGAAGACGAAAAATCTGGAATCTTCAAGACAACAGCAATGTCAGAAGGTGGAAATATTGAAACAGTAGATTTAATTAAACCATCTGGGAATATAACCGGTGATTCCGAAGGGTTAGCTTTAGTTAAATTACCTGATCAAACATTATTAATTTCATCATCTCAAGATTCTAATGAGTATCTAATTTATACAACCGGCATGGAAAATCAGTACCTTGGTAAATTTACTATTGCAACTTCAACTATAGATGGAACAAGCGAAACAGATGGTATAGAGGCCTTTTACGGGCCATTAAGTCCTCAATTTCCTTTAGGAATTTTTATTGCTCAAGATGATGTAAACCTTGATCAATACGGTGAACCAATAAATCAAAATTTCAAATTTTCTTCTCTGAAAGATGCTATAGATCCTTTTATTAAATAG
- a CDS encoding SOS response-associated peptidase, with the protein MCGRFTLRNLDDLKTRYGETDFRPSYNVAPGQKILALTDKFQTMEWGFSPYWAEKPFNLINARIETLFEKPSFTNSNRCLIPSDGWYEWKLEDEVKTPYFHHLNGDIFFFGGVFGGYRGKVGCAIVTKDAVESLKNIHQRMPLIISRQHFQDWLNGDNIDCSDIFSSKAIKTHPVSTHVNNPFSDDPKCVFPVS; encoded by the coding sequence ATGTGCGGAAGATTCACACTTAGAAACTTAGATGATCTCAAGACCAGGTATGGAGAAACGGATTTTAGACCTAGTTATAATGTTGCTCCTGGTCAAAAAATATTAGCTCTTACCGATAAATTCCAAACAATGGAATGGGGCTTCTCGCCTTATTGGGCTGAAAAGCCATTCAATTTGATAAATGCAAGAATAGAAACTCTATTTGAGAAACCATCTTTTACTAATTCCAATAGATGTCTTATCCCCTCAGATGGTTGGTATGAGTGGAAGCTAGAAGACGAAGTCAAAACACCATATTTTCATCATCTAAATGGAGATATCTTTTTCTTTGGTGGAGTCTTTGGAGGATACAGAGGGAAGGTGGGATGCGCTATAGTCACTAAAGATGCAGTTGAGTCTTTAAAAAATATTCATCAGAGAATGCCTTTGATTATTTCAAGACAACACTTTCAAGATTGGTTAAACGGAGACAATATTGACTGTTCAGATATTTTTTCTTCAAAAGCAATCAAAACTCATCCTGTTTCGACACATGTAAATAATCCATTCAGTGATGATCCCAAGTGTGTATTTCCCGTAAGCTAG
- a CDS encoding TonB-dependent receptor, with the protein MKRNSLLVFLTSFQLIFFNYLNAEDSEEILEEIVIVGKPIKTSQMESIQAKKISDNIVEVISSDDIGRFPDQNIADALGRVPGVSIERDQGRSRFLNFRGAPPRYTAIAFDGIDIPGTENGRIPRFDAYPAVVTSQIFANKAITPDMTGEAVSGYIDIKTFSPSDIEGFSAAFDYGRGEQDLGDGDTERENLRISFSNEKFGILLYNSSAYNEQITTNLDDMDFTLTDSGYIPTSSGSLGIRFNNYLVDYENKANGGSLEYYFDDGNKLFLRSIRTEFEESQQRNSWYLNFGRGADAAGTELTPGTGTSLALVFRLVEDGTYDNSTEIDTLGLDWSIGDWMLDARYSQISMQSKYWLPIPYGAGSTVASYDVTNPFDPRFTLTEPLSSLEIDAIFIFNIYGERETDNDQFKFDLERVNNAGVFKTGYKYDVRDALGGNANDLDFASAAAVDTSSYDQPTNLWMHGDQRNDIGGFYTDNKGLKKALIDAGLKRPGIADLPSNLLETIEETMHSVYAMQTIDTDYGNIIFGARYEDTEFETSGSRLDAEGNMVPQILTKSYSNFLPSFHLNYNLDDDRKLRLSATTGVSRPTYTEARASATIDPTTRSISGGNPGLDPEESWGLDTAYEWYFSEASIFAVNVFYREIDNVIVDSNSTVDGSLYSDVAPQGESWTLSGSDNGSDGELKGFEINLIDRFDRFLEGFFSGFGYELNLASVDSSFTAPNGVSYDLPGTSDFTYNASFFYEDYGLSARLAFRYRDGWLDSTESDVIGSAYYWEEQERLELSLRYDLEEILGYKAIVYADFNNLTDFVDIRNLGDLPNQVESYGSRYVLGFKVNL; encoded by the coding sequence ATGAAAAGGAATTCACTATTAGTTTTTTTAACATCCTTCCAACTTATTTTTTTTAATTACCTCAATGCAGAGGATTCAGAAGAGATACTAGAAGAAATTGTAATTGTTGGAAAGCCAATAAAAACCAGTCAGATGGAGTCAATACAAGCTAAAAAAATCTCAGATAATATAGTGGAAGTAATCTCCTCAGATGATATCGGTCGTTTTCCAGATCAAAACATCGCAGATGCTCTTGGGCGAGTACCTGGAGTCTCTATTGAGCGAGATCAAGGCAGATCAAGATTTCTTAATTTTAGAGGAGCACCTCCTCGTTATACAGCCATAGCTTTTGATGGTATTGACATTCCAGGTACAGAAAATGGAAGAATTCCTAGATTTGATGCTTATCCTGCAGTTGTAACATCGCAAATTTTTGCTAACAAAGCAATTACTCCGGATATGACTGGAGAAGCTGTCTCTGGTTATATTGATATTAAAACTTTTTCACCTTCTGACATAGAAGGTTTTTCAGCTGCATTCGATTATGGTCGGGGAGAACAAGATTTAGGAGATGGAGATACTGAAAGAGAAAATTTACGTATTTCTTTCTCCAATGAAAAGTTTGGAATATTGCTATACAACTCTAGTGCCTATAACGAGCAAATCACAACGAACCTTGACGATATGGATTTTACGCTTACTGATTCTGGATACATTCCTACATCAAGCGGTAGTCTTGGAATTAGATTTAATAACTATTTGGTAGATTATGAAAATAAGGCAAATGGCGGCTCACTTGAGTATTATTTCGATGATGGAAACAAACTATTCCTTAGATCAATCAGAACAGAATTCGAGGAAAGCCAACAGAGAAATTCTTGGTATTTAAATTTCGGAAGAGGCGCTGATGCAGCTGGTACAGAGCTTACGCCAGGTACAGGCACTAGTTTAGCTTTAGTGTTTCGATTAGTAGAGGATGGTACTTATGATAATTCTACTGAGATTGACACTTTAGGATTGGACTGGTCTATAGGGGATTGGATGTTGGACGCAAGATATAGCCAAATTTCAATGCAATCAAAATACTGGCTACCAATCCCTTACGGAGCTGGATCAACAGTTGCATCTTACGATGTTACTAATCCTTTTGACCCTAGATTTACCTTGACTGAACCATTGAGTTCACTTGAGATTGATGCAATTTTCATTTTCAACATCTATGGTGAAAGAGAGACTGACAATGATCAATTTAAATTTGATTTAGAGAGAGTCAATAATGCGGGGGTATTTAAAACAGGTTATAAATATGATGTTAGAGATGCTTTGGGAGGGAATGCAAATGATTTAGATTTCGCATCTGCAGCAGCAGTAGATACATCTTCATATGACCAACCTACAAATCTCTGGATGCATGGTGATCAAAGAAATGATATCGGAGGTTTTTATACAGACAATAAAGGGCTAAAAAAAGCTCTGATTGATGCAGGCCTCAAACGACCTGGCATAGCTGATTTACCTTCCAATCTTCTAGAAACCATAGAGGAAACCATGCACAGTGTTTATGCAATGCAAACCATAGATACAGATTATGGAAATATTATTTTTGGCGCTAGATATGAAGATACTGAGTTTGAAACTTCTGGATCAAGATTAGATGCTGAAGGGAATATGGTCCCTCAAATTCTTACTAAATCTTATTCAAATTTTTTACCTAGTTTTCATTTAAACTACAACTTAGATGACGACAGAAAATTACGCCTTTCGGCTACTACTGGTGTCAGCAGACCAACTTATACGGAAGCAAGGGCTTCAGCTACTATTGATCCAACAACTAGATCTATAAGTGGAGGTAATCCTGGTTTAGATCCTGAAGAGTCTTGGGGGCTTGATACTGCTTATGAGTGGTATTTCTCAGAAGCAAGTATTTTTGCAGTAAACGTTTTTTATAGAGAAATAGATAATGTCATCGTAGATTCTAATTCAACCGTTGATGGCTCATTGTATTCCGATGTGGCTCCACAAGGAGAATCATGGACTTTGAGCGGAAGCGATAACGGAAGCGATGGAGAATTGAAGGGATTTGAAATAAATCTCATTGATCGTTTTGATAGATTCTTAGAAGGTTTTTTCTCAGGTTTTGGTTATGAATTGAATTTAGCCTCTGTCGATTCAAGTTTTACTGCTCCAAATGGTGTGAGTTACGATTTACCGGGTACATCAGATTTTACTTACAACGCATCTTTTTTCTATGAAGATTATGGTTTATCTGCAAGATTAGCTTTCAGATATCGAGATGGGTGGTTAGATTCCACAGAGTCTGATGTTATTGGTAGTGCTTATTATTGGGAAGAGCAAGAAAGACTGGAATTATCATTGAGGTATGACCTTGAAGAAATTTTAGGTTACAAGGCAATTGTCTATGCTGACTTTAATAATTTAACTGACTTTGTTGATATTAGAAATTTAGGCGATCTGCCAAATCAAGTTGAAAGTTATGGCTCAAGATATGTCCTAGGCTTTAAGGTAAACCTCTAA
- a CDS encoding aquaporin family protein, whose product MNKTLIKKLLAEFVGTCFLVMIVVGSGIMAQGLSTDQLSILLANTIATGAGLTALIWIFISISGAHFNPAVSLIMLLNKELTLKEFSCFSCAQFVGGFLGVILSNIMFGMDPLQISENSRSGLNIYFSELVATFGLIITILGVRKLSTLAIAPAVGLYISAGYWFTSSTSFANPAVTFARGFSDTFTGIHPEFILFFIIFQIIGACLAMLFMSFVHHDEVK is encoded by the coding sequence ATGAATAAAACATTAATCAAGAAACTTTTGGCCGAATTTGTAGGAACATGCTTCCTAGTAATGATTGTCGTTGGTTCTGGGATAATGGCTCAGGGCTTATCAACTGATCAGTTAAGTATTCTTCTGGCAAATACCATAGCAACTGGAGCAGGATTGACTGCATTAATTTGGATATTCATCTCAATTTCAGGAGCTCACTTCAATCCTGCGGTTAGTTTAATAATGCTTTTAAACAAAGAGTTAACATTAAAGGAGTTTTCTTGTTTCAGTTGCGCCCAGTTTGTCGGAGGATTTTTAGGTGTAATTTTAAGCAATATTATGTTCGGAATGGATCCATTGCAGATTTCAGAAAACTCAAGAAGTGGATTAAATATATATTTTAGTGAATTGGTAGCTACATTTGGCCTCATCATTACTATTCTCGGTGTAAGAAAATTAAGTACTCTTGCTATTGCACCAGCAGTAGGATTATATATCTCAGCAGGTTATTGGTTTACATCTTCAACTTCTTTTGCAAATCCTGCAGTAACCTTTGCCAGAGGATTCAGCGATACCTTTACTGGTATCCATCCAGAGTTTATTTTATTTTTCATAATCTTTCAGATTATTGGTGCTTGTTTAGCAATGCTTTTTATGAGTTTTGTACATCATGACGAAGTTAAATAA